tataaaaataagaaaccaCTGCTGAGAATGAGATGTGTACAACTCTGTGGGTTACGTCTCCATGTGCAAGCATTCACTTACACTTAGTATTTTGGAACTGTGGATTTGTGTTTCTAAATGGAATTGTGCTCTACCAGTTGCAGAATGTGGATCCTGATATTTTCAATACATTAGGAGCCCCTAAAAAGCCATCTTTCGGAGTGTTTATCTTTTTAATGTGGACCTATTTTCAGAAGTACAGCTCTGGGGCATCCTATTCATTTACAAAATCCTACGGGTGCTTCAGTTTGCATGAGTTTAATGCCACTTTGATTTTATCTTAAATGTTTCTTAGTGAGGTCTTGCAGCCTGGGGAGTGACTCACTTTGGGGTAGTGTTTGCTTTGGTTACACAGGGTGTTTCCTGTATGTCGAATGAGTATAATGATACTTGTTGTATATTACTTCTCATCATCCTGCTTCTCATGATCCATGATTGCCATCATTTAAAAACTTTGAGGGTGCTTTTCAGTCCTGCCAGCTGCGTGTAGTAGGTCTGTGATGAAGGAAATAGAGATATTAGTTTCAGGGAATAATGTATGAACTAGTGGAATTAATTGTCTTGACTCTATTATAAGAGCAGTGTGTGAAAGTGACTGATGAATAAAATCTAGGATAACAAAAGCAAGGTATCTTTTTACAtctgtcttggaaaaaaagagaaacctcATATTGGGAATACATAAATTAGTGTTAGAGTAagccttttttttatatacagtgTTGAATATACAACTTTGGAACTTTAAAGCCCTTATTATCTGAATTACTAATAGCATTTAGACATATTGTTTGTGTTGTATtgccaggaaaaacaacagatgAAGTGCTGTGCAAAAGGACGATACAGACATGGttatctgtaaaaataataggATGAATATGTGCATAGGGCGGACGAAACAAGTGATGTATTAAAGCGAAGAGATGGGGATTCTCAAGGCAGGGATTGTTGAGGCAAAGATTCATCTGTAAAGCAGATAGggcttcataaaataaaagcatgacaAAAGTACACCAAAATGACAGAAGTTCAGATGGAACAAATCTTTAGTAAAGGTGGCAGTGAAATGTTCCCAATCGGGGGAGGGAATGAAAATTCACAGATGTaaggaaatgaataaatactgtaattatCTTTTTATCTCACAGTCGGGGTCTAGGGCTATGTTCACGTACTACAGCACAGAAGTAAAGCTTTTAAATTCACCTTTGCTAAGAGTTTTATTAATTTGAATACTgtaggcagctgctgccatgtaCTTCAGATCTTGTACACAAATAAGAAGATAACCAAAATAGACCATAGTTTACatagaaggaggaaaaatggcCAGGATTTTTCATCCTGAATGGGGATATCATTTAGATGTGGAAGAACAAGATGCTGAGGTGAAGGTCAATGATGAGTGATTATTTTGTATCTCATAACATACAAAATGGGGACACCAAATTAAATGATCAGCTATTGAGTTTTcaacaaatgaaagcagagagTTGTACCATGAAGTATGGAGTTCCAGAACTGAGATTATTCTAGAAATAGAATAGATGATTCACAAAACTGGTGAAGAAAAAAGCCTGTACTGAAGCACAGTTAAACAGGAAGCTATGAGCTCAGCTCCTTGCTTGGGAAGTTCTGAGATCATTGGACTCTGGGAGGATACAGTGGGGAAGTATCCCTGTTGGAATGAGGGGAAATGCTTGCTGCGAGCATGTGCTAGGACACATCTCTTGCCTTTGCAGTGTGACCATCTGACAAAAGTAGTGAATTTCAGGTTCTGAATTCTATTGATGATGCTTAATGTAAGTAGCTTTCTTCAGTAATAGGTTTCTTTCAGAAGTTGGTTATCTTCATGCTCATGTGATCTCTGCATTTGCTACTTTTACACCTACTGGATTTCCTATACACTGTGCTGGTTCTGCTAGCAGAAATCTGATTCACtagtgttaaaaacaaaaacatccctGAATGTCTCAGTTTACTCAAATCTTCTGCATGAAGAGCTTGAGAAATTCCCAAGGCAGTGAATACTTTGGAaacttattttcagttgtttttcaaCAATGTTGTTTCTTCTACtgctattttatatttgttcatACTTAAGGATATGTGTTGTGGTATTTGTCAGAATCTCCTTtcctgcaggggctgtggcAGGTCAATGTGAACattttggcaaagaaaaataattaaaaaaaaaaaaaaaaaaaagcttttggtCAGGTTAACGTTGAAGGTTTGGAAGTTCTATGTTGCTGACAGCAGACTTGTGCTATGTTcaatttgttcctttttaaatataaagtcAAGTATGTAGGTGAATAATTGTAATATAACTGAAAAATTTAGTTTGCTGCTCAAAATAGGTAAAGGAAAACATGCACCctttttaaagcttattttaatgATGTAAAGAAGGCAAAAAGTGCAGTTTATCTAGACAATGAAAATGTTGGGGGTGGAGAGTGACACCTGAATAATATTACTGCCAAATTGCTGCTGTTGATTAGTATTTCTCAGGAGTTCACAGAATGCATGAGTTACTTTATATAATTGTGGTATAGTTAGCTACGTGGATGTAGTGAACATACAGATGCAAATGTATATTGAAGAATATTGTTTATTGTGTGGTTATTTAAGGTCtaatatattctttcttttccttagatTCAAGCATTCTTTAAGGACCAATGTACCCTGTAgctcatggaagaaaaaagtcaaacCAGGACATCCTTGGTTTCCAGGTTACCGAAATATGGAACGAAAACTTTGGGAAGCGTCTTGCAACCTATGCCAAATGGGTCGGCTGTTAATTTAGCAGGCAATAATGGTGGCAAAAATTTCAGTAAGCACAATGGCACTGTTCGcatgtcttccttttctttcaactggagaaaatcaaataaacatCAACTTAATGATCAAAATGGGGGAGACACCAATTCCAAACATAATTGTAATGAAAAACTAATTGATTCTGAGAAGTATTCTCCATCTCAAGGAGCATTGAGTAACGATGTGCTCAGGGTGGGTTTGAACAGCACTGCTTCAGTTGCATCAAAAAcagtaaagcaaaacaatatgTTTGTATCTTCTACAGAGGAATTAAACCCAAAGTCTTTACCTGGACTCTCTAGTTCAGCAAAATTCGCCAAAGGTACCCTGTCAGGAAGGACCGCGTATTCTGGACTCAGTGCTCCAAAATCACACTTAAATGGATTTTATGGAAATAGGCCAATGGTAGGTTTGCAAAGACCTAGAGCTAATTCCAGTGCCACAAGGACAAGTTCAGGAGAAAGCCTTGCACAATCTACAGACAATAACAAgcctttttcctgtgaaaaaatGGTAAGATCACAAAGTTTTTCACATTCCATTCAGAACTCCTTCCTCCCCACTGCATCTTTAACCAGGTCACATTCCTTTAATAAAGCTGTGGATCTTACAAGGCCTTATAGTCAAAATCTAGCTGTTAGGACATCTCAGAGGTCATCTCTGTTGTCAAGAAATGCACGACAGTTGGATGTACCCAACGGGAATGAACCTATGAAGTATGGATTTACGAGACCGTACTCTGGCATATCAGCTCCTGCTTCAAAGAAGCCCCCACTGTCAAACGGATCTGGGTCCGCACCTTCTTTTGGTTACAGATTAAGTAGACCTTCTTTGCTGAAGCCTACTAGGCAGCGATTTGCTGGAAATATCACTGTGGATGGTGGCAAAACTACAACTCCTGACACGTGTATAGTGGAGAACTCTGAAATTTCAACAAATATTAATCGAGCAATTGACAAAAATAGCATTATAGAGTGTGATACTCACAGAACAGAATCTGTTGATGGCCTCCATGAAAGCATGGGAAAACATGGGTCAAATGTCATGTGTATGAGTGATGATGGAGATGAAATATCTATATCTTCTCTGTCATCCTcggaaaaaaatgatttgagtGAAGACTTCAGTGATGACTTCATAGATATAGAAGATCCAAACAGAACTATGCAAGTAAAGCAAAAGGAGAGCCACATCCAAGATTTAGAGCATGGGAGCATAACATCGATAGAGCCGTTCACTTCTCTCAAGG
This Oxyura jamaicensis isolate SHBP4307 breed ruddy duck chromosome 6, BPBGC_Ojam_1.0, whole genome shotgun sequence DNA region includes the following protein-coding sequences:
- the CCSER2 gene encoding serine-rich coiled-coil domain-containing protein 2 isoform X5, whose amino-acid sequence is MEEKSQTRTSLVSRLPKYGTKTLGSVLQPMPNGSAVNLAGNNGGKNFSKHNGTVRMSSFSFNWRKSNKHQLNDQNGGDTNSKHNCNEKLIDSEKYSPSQGALSNDVLRVGLNSTASVASKTVKQNNMFVSSTEELNPKSLPGLSSSAKFAKGTLSGRTAYSGLSAPKSHLNGFYGNRPMVGLQRPRANSSATRTSSGESLAQSTDNNKPFSCEKMVRSQSFSHSIQNSFLPTASLTRSHSFNKAVDLTRPYSQNLAVRTSQRSSLLSRNARQLDVPNGNEPMKYGFTRPYSGISAPASKKPPLSNGSGSAPSFGYRLSRPSLLKPTRQRFAGNITVDGGKTTTPDTCIVENSEISTNINRAIDKNSIIECDTHRTESVDGLHESMGKHGSNVMCMSDDGDEISISSLSSSEKNDLSEDFSDDFIDIEDPNRTMQVKQKESHIQDLEHGSITSIEPFTSLKEGGSCCNADDWLDINMSVDDNSESTKNTAESVISPEMNYRAGSSFELSPSDSSDGTYMWDEEGLEPIGSVHPCGSYESSEMNSIDILNNLDSCDLEDDDLMLDVDLPEDPPHDKEECENMSRYDRQDRNARQHPEGFWKRAPQQRWNAQDHYHLGHTEHYIHGKNDLNRGSNYLESPVGHFESYGAPNCYQAPRQLVGLPENTVMLDEMTLRHMVQDCTAVKTQLLKLKRLLHQNDENVSLQDITLSIPSSPEPEEPEPTYIKTEDLVNEIRKLKDELKKKDETINQLEHQLATRCNCQRDNQKPSGATSVCADKFTQTSWRRSSGGYSAPSFSPWQGSFQGIPRTVPPHRRQRVEKLVHYFCDKACLKYYSLPAAFPVPQTSPREN
- the CCSER2 gene encoding serine-rich coiled-coil domain-containing protein 2 isoform X4 — protein: MEEKSQTRTSLVSRLPKYGTKTLGSVLQPMPNGSAVNLAGNNGGKNFSKHNGTVRMSSFSFNWRKSNKHQLNDQNGGDTNSKHNCNEKLIDSEKYSPSQGALSNDVLRVGLNSTASVASKTVKQNNMFVSSTEELNPKSLPGLSSSAKFAKGTLSGRTAYSGLSAPKSHLNGFYGNRPMVGLQRPRANSSATRTSSGESLAQSTDNNKPFSCEKMVRSQSFSHSIQNSFLPTASLTRSHSFNKAVDLTRPYSQNLAVRTSQRSSLLSRNARQLDVPNGNEPMKYGFTRPYSGISAPASKKPPLSNGSGSAPSFGYRLSRPSLLKPTRQRFAGNITVDGGKTTTPDTCIVENSEISTNINRAIDKNSIIECDTHRTESVDGLHESMGKHGSNVMCMSDDGDEISISSLSSSEKNDLSEDFSDDFIDIEDPNRTMQVKQKESHIQDLEHGSITSIEPFTSLKEGGSCCNADDWLDINMSAVDDNSESTKNTAESVISPEMNYRAGSSFELSPSDSSDGTYMWDEEGLEPIGSVHPCGSYESSEMNSIDILNNLDSCDLEDDDLMLDVDLPEDPPHDKEECENMSRYDRQDRNARQHPEGFWKRAPQQRWNAQDHYHLGHTEHYIHGKNDLNRGSNYLESPVGHFESYGAPNCYQAPRQLVGLPENTVMLDEMTLRHMVQDCTAVKTQLLKLKRLLHQNDENVSLQDITLSIPSSPEPEEPEPTYIKTEDLVNEIRKLKDELKKKDETINQLEHQLATRCNCQRDNQKPSGATSVCADKFTQTSWRRSSGGYSAPSFSPWQGSFQGIPRTVPPHRRQTSSTTAFQQPSQFHRPRPGKTSKNATYRGPQ
- the CCSER2 gene encoding serine-rich coiled-coil domain-containing protein 2 isoform X6 encodes the protein MEEKSQTRTSLVSRLPKYGTKTLGSVLQPMPNGSAVNLAGNNGGKNFSKHNGTVRMSSFSFNWRKSNKHQLNDQNGGDTNSKHNCNEKLIDSEKYSPSQGALSNDVLRVGLNSTASVASKTVKQNNMFVSSTEELNPKSLPGLSSSAKFAKGTLSGRTAYSGLSAPKSHLNGFYGNRPMVGLQRPRANSSATRTSSGESLAQSTDNNKPFSCEKMVRSQSFSHSIQNSFLPTASLTRSHSFNKAVDLTRPYSQNLAVRTSQRSSLLSRNARQLDVPNGNEPMKYGFTRPYSGISAPASKKPPLSNGSGSAPSFGYRLSRPSLLKPTRQRFAGNITVDGGKTTTPDTCIVENSEISTNINRAIDKNSIIECDTHRTESVDGLHESMGKHGSNVMCMSDDGDEISISSLSSSEKNDLSEDFSDDFIDIEDPNRTMQVKQKESHIQDLEHGSITSIEPFTSLKEGGSCCNADDWLDINMSVDDNSESTKNTAESVISPEMNYRAGSSFELSPSDSSDGTYMWDEEGLEPIGSVHPCGSYESSEMNSIDILNNLDSCDLEDDDLMLDVDLPEDPPHDKEECENMSRYDRQDRNARQHPEGFWKRAPQQRWNAQDHYHLGHTEHYIHGKNDLNRGSNYLESPVGHFESYGAPNCYQAPRQLVGLPENTVMLDEMTLRHMVQDCTAVKTQLLKLKRLLHQNDENVSLQDITLSIPSSPEPEEPEPTYIKTEDLVNEIRKLKDELKKKDETINQLEHQLATRCNCQRDNQKPSGATSVCADKFTQTSWRRSSGGYSAPSFSPWQGSFQGIPRTVPPHRRQTSSTTAFQQPSQFHRPRPGKTSKNATYRGPQ
- the CCSER2 gene encoding serine-rich coiled-coil domain-containing protein 2 isoform X3: MEEKSQTRTSLVSRLPKYGTKTLGSVLQPMPNGSAVNLAGNNGGKNFSKHNGTVRMSSFSFNWRKSNKHQLNDQNGGDTNSKHNCNEKLIDSEKYSPSQGALSNDVLRVGLNSTASVASKTVKQNNMFVSSTEELNPKSLPGLSSSAKFAKGTLSGRTAYSGLSAPKSHLNGFYGNRPMVGLQRPRANSSATRTSSGESLAQSTDNNKPFSCEKMVRSQSFSHSIQNSFLPTASLTRSHSFNKAVDLTRPYSQNLAVRTSQRSSLLSRNARQLDVPNGNEPMKYGFTRPYSGISAPASKKPPLSNGSGSAPSFGYRLSRPSLLKPTRQRFAGNITVDGGKTTTPDTCIVENSEISTNINRAIDKNSIIECDTHRTESVDGLHESMGKHGSNVMCMSDDGDEISISSLSSSEKNDLSEDFSDDFIDIEDPNRTMQVKQKESHIQDLEHGSITSIEPFTSLKEGGSCCNADDWLDINMSAVDDNSESTKNTAESVISPEMNYRAGSSFELSPSDSSDGTYMWDEEGLEPIGSVHPCGSYESSEMNSIDILNNLDSCDLEDDDLMLDVDLPEDPPHDKEECENMSRYDRQDRNARQHPEGFWKRAPQQRWNAQDHYHLGHTEHYIHGKNDLNRGSNYLESPVGHFESYGAPNCYQAPRQLVGLPENTVMLDEMTLRHMVQDCTAVKTQLLKLKRLLHQNDENVSLQDITLSIPSSPEPEEPEPTYIKTEDLVNEIRKLKDELKKKDETINQLEHQLATRCNCQRDNQKPSGATSVCADKFTQTSWRRSSGGYSAPSFSPWQGSFQGIPRTVPPHRRQRVEKLVHYFCDKACLKYYSLPAAFPVPQTSPREN